A region of Jannaschia sp. W003 DNA encodes the following proteins:
- a CDS encoding 5-deoxy-glucuronate isomerase: MHIAPFDNRNAPIVDAGDALVPLNYFNIVKLRRGETFEYAVPGYETCVVPATGTVDVDVEGARHEAVGGRGTDVWDGEPEGVYVPTGARARLTCASEAAEVFVAGARFDRVLEPFAVRSGEIDLVQYGSDDTKTHRKIKHILGQRQADRVGRLLVSELYTVGAGGWSGFPSHKHDTDRGDGPGGTIAETRHDETYNFRFRPPHGSGLQMLQREDGAPGDAYHIVDGSTVCIDKGYHPCCVLPGYEMYYFTILGGLSQRPLVQHFQPSHADQLETIPGIKDMIAKFK, encoded by the coding sequence ATGCACATCGCACCCTTCGACAACCGCAACGCGCCGATCGTGGACGCAGGCGACGCGCTGGTCCCGCTCAACTACTTCAACATCGTGAAGCTGCGGCGGGGCGAGACGTTCGAGTACGCCGTGCCGGGCTACGAGACCTGCGTGGTGCCGGCCACCGGCACCGTCGACGTCGACGTGGAAGGCGCGCGACACGAGGCGGTGGGCGGGCGCGGCACGGACGTCTGGGACGGCGAGCCGGAAGGGGTCTACGTGCCCACCGGCGCGCGGGCGCGCCTGACGTGCGCGTCGGAGGCCGCGGAGGTCTTCGTGGCCGGCGCGCGCTTCGACCGGGTGCTGGAGCCGTTCGCGGTGCGCTCGGGCGAGATCGACCTCGTGCAGTACGGATCGGACGACACCAAGACCCATCGCAAGATCAAGCACATCCTCGGCCAGCGGCAGGCGGACCGGGTGGGGCGGCTGCTGGTGAGCGAGCTCTACACCGTGGGCGCGGGCGGCTGGTCGGGCTTTCCGAGCCACAAGCACGACACCGACCGCGGCGACGGCCCCGGGGGGACGATCGCGGAGACGCGCCACGACGAGACCTACAACTTCCGCTTCCGCCCGCCCCACGGCTCGGGGCTACAGATGCTCCAGCGCGAGGACGGCGCGCCGGGCGACGCCTACCACATCGTGGACGGCTCCACGGTCTGCATCGACAAGGGCTATCATCCCTGCTGCGTGCTGCCGGGCTACGAGATGTACTACTTCACGATCCTCGGCGGCCTGAGCCAGCGCCCCCTGGTGCAGCACTTCCAGCCCAGCCACGCCGACCAGCTCGAAACGATCCCGGGGATCAAGGACATGATCGCGAAATTCAAATGA
- a CDS encoding Gfo/Idh/MocA family protein: protein MTAIGIGIVGGGYMGKAHAVAMSAVGAVFDTALRPRLEMVAASTPESAARHARALGFARAAADWRALVEDPAVEAVIVASPQETHRAIAEAALALGKPVLCEKPLADTLENARAMVAAADRAGVANMTGFNYVRTPATQYARQLLAEGAIGRVTWFRCEHAEDFLADPDAPLDWRCRGMANGTLGDLAPHPINAALAFMGPIAEVMAEIERVHETRPGGEVTNDDQLQLMLRFRSGVRGHLFSSRIATGRKMGYAYEIHGSDGAIRFDGEDQNALWLYRREGPEAERGFRRILAGPEHPDYRAFCLGPGHGTGYQDQIIIEARDFLRAIETGEPVFPTFRDGLAVAEVAEAAARSAHSGRWTAVADV, encoded by the coding sequence ATGACGGCCATCGGCATCGGCATCGTCGGCGGGGGCTACATGGGCAAGGCCCATGCGGTCGCAATGAGCGCGGTGGGCGCCGTGTTCGACACCGCGCTGCGCCCCCGGCTGGAGATGGTGGCCGCCTCCACCCCCGAGAGCGCCGCACGCCACGCCCGCGCCCTGGGCTTCGCGCGCGCCGCCGCCGACTGGCGGGCGCTGGTCGAGGACCCGGCGGTGGAGGCGGTGATCGTCGCCTCGCCGCAGGAAACGCACCGCGCCATCGCCGAGGCCGCGCTCGCCCTGGGCAAGCCGGTGCTCTGCGAGAAGCCGCTGGCCGACACCCTGGAGAACGCCCGCGCCATGGTGGCCGCCGCCGACCGGGCGGGCGTGGCGAACATGACCGGCTTCAACTACGTCCGCACGCCCGCCACGCAATACGCGCGCCAACTGCTGGCCGAGGGCGCGATCGGGCGGGTCACGTGGTTCCGCTGCGAGCACGCCGAGGACTTCCTCGCCGATCCCGATGCGCCGCTGGACTGGCGCTGCCGGGGCATGGCCAACGGCACGCTGGGCGACCTCGCACCGCACCCGATCAACGCGGCGCTGGCCTTCATGGGGCCGATCGCCGAGGTCATGGCCGAGATCGAGCGGGTCCACGAAACCCGTCCCGGCGGCGAGGTCACGAACGACGACCAGCTCCAGCTCATGCTGCGCTTCCGCTCGGGCGTGCGCGGGCACCTCTTCTCCAGCCGCATCGCGACGGGCCGCAAGATGGGCTACGCCTACGAGATCCACGGCAGCGACGGCGCGATCCGCTTCGACGGCGAGGACCAGAACGCGCTGTGGCTCTACCGCCGCGAGGGCCCCGAGGCGGAACGCGGCTTCCGCCGCATCCTCGCGGGTCCCGAGCATCCCGACTACCGCGCCTTCTGCCTCGGACCGGGGCACGGGACCGGCTATCAGGACCAGATCATCATCGAGGCGCGCGACTTCCTGCGGGCCATCGAGACCGGCGAGCCGGTGTTCCCGACGTTCCGCGACGGGCTGGCGGTGGCCGAGGTGGCCGAGGCCGCAGCCCGGTCGGCGCACTCGGGCCGGTGGACCGCGGTGGCGGATGTCTGA
- a CDS encoding protein-L-isoaspartate O-methyltransferase yields MADSATLRRMMVDTQVRPSDVTKFPIIAAMLDVPREAFVPRGREAVAYGETSIPLGDGREILEPRTLAKLLDAVGVERDETVLVVGANLGYATALLSRMATSVVAVEEDEAMAADAEAALAALGADNAVVMTGPLAAGLPKAAPFDVILVEGGVEEVPAALLDQLRDGGRIAAIFVDGRLGQARVGVRAEGRMGWRYAFDADAPVLPGFARERSFAL; encoded by the coding sequence ATGGCCGATTCCGCCACCCTCCGCCGCATGATGGTCGACACGCAGGTGCGCCCCTCCGACGTCACGAAGTTCCCGATCATCGCCGCGATGCTCGACGTCCCGCGCGAGGCCTTCGTGCCCCGGGGGCGCGAGGCGGTGGCCTACGGCGAGACGTCGATCCCGCTGGGCGACGGGCGCGAGATCCTGGAGCCGCGCACGCTGGCGAAGCTGCTCGACGCGGTGGGCGTCGAGCGCGACGAGACTGTGCTGGTGGTGGGCGCGAACCTCGGCTACGCGACCGCCCTCCTCTCGCGCATGGCGACCTCCGTGGTGGCCGTGGAGGAGGACGAGGCCATGGCCGCCGACGCCGAGGCGGCGCTCGCCGCACTGGGCGCCGACAACGCCGTGGTGATGACCGGCCCGCTCGCCGCGGGGCTGCCAAAGGCGGCCCCCTTCGACGTGATCCTCGTCGAGGGCGGCGTCGAGGAGGTTCCGGCGGCGCTGCTGGACCAGCTCCGCGACGGCGGGCGGATCGCGGCGATCTTCGTGGACGGGCGCCTGGGACAGGCGCGCGTGGGCGTGCGGGCCGAGGGACGCATGGGTTGGCGCTACGCCTTCGACGCCGATGCCCCCGTCCTGCCCGGCTTCGCCCGCGAACGGAGCTTCGCGCTGTGA
- a CDS encoding class II fructose-bisphosphate aldolase: protein MTLATLSDVLAPAFRDGYAVAGLVCLGWEDARAYVAAAEAEGVPVILQAGPSCRAHTPLPVLAAMFRTLAEGASVPVVAHLDHGNDVAECRAALDCGFTSVMFDGSRMPFADNVAATAEVVRMAHAAGASCEGEIGFVGYAGGEASLGTDPDEAARFAEGTGVDALAVSVGNVHLQRSAGAGLDEARLAAIGAATAVPLVIHGGSGVPAAQRTALARGTSVCKFNVGTELRQVFGESLRAAVLRDPDRFDRVAILSETHAPVAEAARRVLAALKPA from the coding sequence ATGACGCTCGCCACGCTCAGCGACGTGCTCGCCCCTGCCTTTCGGGACGGCTACGCCGTGGCCGGCCTCGTCTGCCTCGGCTGGGAGGACGCCCGCGCCTACGTGGCCGCCGCCGAGGCCGAGGGCGTGCCGGTGATCCTGCAGGCCGGCCCCTCGTGCCGCGCGCACACGCCGCTGCCCGTGCTCGCGGCGATGTTCCGCACCCTAGCCGAGGGCGCATCGGTGCCCGTGGTGGCCCATCTCGACCACGGCAACGACGTCGCCGAGTGCCGCGCCGCGCTCGACTGCGGCTTCACCTCGGTGATGTTCGACGGCTCGCGCATGCCCTTCGCCGACAACGTCGCCGCCACCGCCGAGGTGGTGCGCATGGCGCACGCCGCGGGCGCCTCCTGCGAGGGCGAGATCGGCTTCGTGGGCTACGCGGGCGGCGAGGCGTCGCTCGGCACCGACCCGGACGAGGCGGCGCGCTTCGCGGAAGGGACGGGCGTCGACGCGCTCGCGGTCTCGGTGGGCAACGTGCACCTCCAGCGCAGCGCGGGCGCGGGTCTCGACGAGGCGCGCCTCGCAGCCATCGGCGCGGCGACGGCGGTGCCGCTGGTGATCCACGGCGGCTCGGGCGTGCCCGCGGCGCAGCGCACCGCGCTCGCGCGGGGGACCTCGGTGTGCAAGTTCAACGTCGGCACGGAGCTGCGGCAGGTGTTCGGCGAATCCCTGCGCGCGGCCGTCCTGCGCGATCCGGACCGCTTCGACCGCGTGGCGATCCTCAGCGAGACCCACGCACCGGTGGCCGAGGCCGCGCGCCGCGTGCTGGCGGCGCTCAAGCCGGCCTGA
- the iolC gene encoding 5-dehydro-2-deoxygluconokinase, producing MSLEGIARRAFLVVGRVGMDLTPMPPGTPTAQARDMFVSMGGSSANIAAGLVRLGCTASLVTRVSDDAVGRYCLAQLDRYGIGRTHVGLAGGEARTSLAVVEAKVEDHQSVIYRNGAADFEMDVAEVEAVDLAPFGALVTAGTVFAAEPSRSAAFRALERARDAGLTVIFDVDYRPYSWPSPAVAEEVLSRAAALADMVVGNDEEFGFMAGGIERGRDMARRLAATGAVAIYKRGPEGAETYRGDECMRTGVFPVEAMKPTGAGDSFLAGLLAGLADGLAFRDAVLQGSAAAAIVVTRPGCAPAMPDRAELAAFLRDHPTPTP from the coding sequence ATGAGCCTCGAGGGCATCGCGCGGCGCGCGTTCCTCGTGGTCGGCCGCGTGGGCATGGACCTGACGCCGATGCCTCCCGGCACGCCCACCGCCCAGGCGCGCGACATGTTCGTGTCCATGGGCGGCTCCAGCGCCAACATCGCCGCGGGGCTGGTCCGGCTGGGCTGCACGGCCTCGCTGGTTACGCGGGTGTCGGACGATGCGGTCGGGCGCTACTGCCTCGCGCAGCTCGACCGCTACGGCATCGGGCGCACGCACGTCGGGCTCGCGGGCGGCGAGGCGCGCACCTCGCTGGCCGTGGTGGAGGCGAAGGTCGAGGACCACCAGAGCGTGATCTACCGCAACGGCGCCGCCGACTTCGAGATGGACGTGGCCGAAGTCGAGGCGGTGGACCTTGCGCCCTTCGGCGCGCTCGTCACCGCCGGCACGGTGTTCGCCGCCGAGCCGTCGCGCTCGGCCGCCTTCCGCGCGCTGGAGCGTGCCCGCGACGCGGGGCTCACGGTGATCTTCGACGTGGACTACCGCCCCTACAGCTGGCCCTCGCCCGCGGTGGCCGAGGAGGTGCTCTCGCGCGCCGCCGCCCTCGCCGACATGGTGGTGGGCAACGACGAGGAGTTCGGCTTCATGGCCGGCGGCATCGAGCGGGGCCGCGACATGGCGCGCCGCTTGGCCGCAACCGGCGCCGTCGCGATCTACAAGCGCGGCCCCGAGGGCGCCGAGACCTATCGCGGCGACGAGTGCATGCGCACCGGCGTGTTCCCGGTCGAGGCGATGAAGCCCACGGGCGCGGGCGACAGCTTCCTCGCCGGGCTGCTGGCCGGGCTGGCCGACGGCCTCGCGTTCCGCGACGCCGTGCTGCAGGGCTCGGCCGCGGCCGCCATCGTGGTCACGCGCCCCGGCTGCGCGCCCGCGATGCCGGACCGGGCCGAGCTCGCGGCCTTCCTGCGCGACCACCCCACCCCCACGCCCTGA